One Bacteroidota bacterium genomic region harbors:
- a CDS encoding T9SS type A sorting domain-containing protein, with protein MKKVSTSYLFAFVFGSFLFPDFIFSQTETQSTHDNVGGGTGTQISAATVSSGTTQVPIYGLGFNVTSGSPSFSAVTFSTSGSYVATDIVNFKFWECNFDVFPSGSQVQRGSTITTTLGPGSHTFSALGISIATGSSHAFYITVDIAAGAVNGHTIICNQITQANTTITGTNTYGTNLVGGTQTISALPIEMLSFTGKKSETGNILDWITASEIGNDFFTLERSADGISFTELTRIKGAGNSSAFLHYSATDAKPYPSITYYRLKQTDFNGDFTYSSVISISDNLHPPDIFISPNPAENELFLNFYSDEEKDMQVEIFNLFAQRVVARAVHIIKGEGYWVFDVGALPQGVYLFNLNSSSFKKQIKFIKL; from the coding sequence ATGAAAAAAGTTTCTACTTCTTATTTATTTGCATTTGTCTTCGGAAGTTTTCTTTTCCCCGATTTTATTTTTTCTCAAACTGAAACGCAAAGCACGCATGATAATGTTGGTGGCGGCACCGGCACGCAAATAAGTGCGGCAACTGTTAGTTCAGGAACTACACAGGTTCCTATATATGGTTTGGGTTTTAATGTAACCTCAGGAAGTCCAAGTTTTTCGGCAGTCACATTTTCAACATCAGGTTCTTATGTTGCCACTGACATCGTCAACTTTAAATTCTGGGAGTGTAACTTCGATGTTTTCCCTTCAGGATCTCAGGTTCAGCGCGGCTCCACCATAACTACAACTCTGGGACCCGGTTCTCATACCTTCAGCGCATTGGGTATTAGTATAGCTACGGGTTCATCCCATGCCTTTTATATAACTGTAGATATTGCTGCAGGAGCTGTTAACGGTCATACTATCATCTGTAACCAAATCACTCAAGCCAATACAACCATTACCGGAACAAATACGTATGGAACAAATCTCGTAGGTGGCACACAGACGATTTCAGCACTTCCGATCGAAATGCTTTCCTTCACCGGAAAAAAATCAGAAACAGGAAATATTCTTGACTGGATAACCGCATCGGAAATCGGCAATGACTTCTTCACACTCGAACGCTCTGCCGATGGAATTTCATTTACAGAACTTACCAGAATAAAAGGAGCAGGCAACAGCAGCGCCTTTTTACATTACTCGGCAACTGATGCCAAGCCGTATCCGTCAATTACTTATTACCGGTTGAAACAAACCGATTTCAATGGCGACTTCACGTATTCATCTGTTATTTCCATTTCCGATAATTTGCATCCGCCTGATATTTTTATTTCGCCCAACCCTGCAGAAAATGAGTTGTTCCTGAATTTTTACAGCGATGAGGAAAAAGATATGCAGGTGGAAATATTCAATTTATTCGCGCAGCGTGTGGTAGCCCGGGCAGTTCATATTATTAAAGGAGAAGGATATTGGGTTTTTGATGTAGGCGCTCTTCCGCAGGGAGTGTATTTGTTCAACCTGAATTCTTCTTCTTTTAAAAAGCAAATTAAATTTATCAAACTCTGA
- a CDS encoding four helix bundle protein: protein MQTFEELEVWKTARDLRKDISQFTKSLPAEEKYSLCSQLKRASRSVTANIAEGFGRFHYQENIQFCRQSRGSLMEVLDHLICARDENYMDETMLSSFKTKILLCNKILNGYISYLKKAKQNEKKPALTD, encoded by the coding sequence ATGCAGACATTTGAAGAATTAGAAGTTTGGAAAACAGCAAGAGATTTAAGAAAGGATATTTCTCAATTCACAAAATCATTGCCTGCTGAAGAAAAATATAGTTTATGCTCCCAATTAAAAAGAGCATCAAGGTCAGTTACAGCAAACATTGCTGAAGGGTTCGGAAGATTCCACTATCAGGAAAATATTCAATTCTGCCGCCAATCACGAGGTTCTTTAATGGAGGTGCTGGATCATTTAATTTGTGCACGCGATGAAAACTACATGGATGAAACCATGTTAAGTAGTTTTAAAACAAAAATTCTTCTTTGCAATAAAATACTAAACGGATACATTTCTTATCTTAAAAAAGCAAAACAAAACGAAAAAAAACCCGCACTAACTGATTAA
- a CDS encoding outer membrane beta-barrel protein: protein MPGKKNVFVLLLLALLAEAKIFSQQKDSSKIEISGYVDAYYAFYTDSVGTGNFQKFPSVSPRSNHFGLNVAMLTAKYSAEKVRGVATVHFGDIPLSAWSAKYNFIQEANAGIRLHKKLWLDGGFFRTHFGTEALFPRENYTSSVTVGTYFEPYYEAGFRLNYNPDEKLSIFLYALNGYGIYEDNNKQKSAGLLITYVFSDKFNIGYSGYYGDDSPDSVSLSYFRQAHNVFLNFKGKKFKYTVGGDVCWQQHSYLADNTKPATMWSAVSVLSYLPANKFRIYTRQEIFNDPNGIVSGAFKDINGNLTGYKLWGITAGVEYKPTDNSYIRLEGRQIETDAAQEIFHWKGEGEDSRTEVMLNVGVSF from the coding sequence ATGCCCGGTAAAAAAAATGTATTCGTCCTGCTCCTGCTGGCGCTTTTAGCAGAAGCAAAAATCTTTTCACAGCAAAAAGATTCTTCTAAAATAGAAATCAGCGGATATGTGGATGCGTATTATGCGTTCTATACTGATTCCGTGGGGACAGGAAATTTTCAAAAGTTCCCATCCGTTTCTCCGCGCAGCAATCATTTCGGATTGAATGTTGCCATGCTCACCGCAAAATATTCTGCAGAGAAAGTGCGCGGTGTCGCCACCGTTCATTTCGGAGATATTCCGCTCAGCGCCTGGTCGGCAAAATATAATTTCATCCAGGAAGCGAATGCAGGAATCCGTTTGCACAAAAAACTCTGGCTTGATGGAGGATTTTTCCGTACGCACTTCGGCACCGAAGCGCTTTTCCCCAGAGAGAATTACACGAGTTCGGTTACCGTGGGAACTTATTTCGAACCGTATTACGAAGCGGGCTTTCGTTTGAACTATAATCCGGATGAAAAACTTTCCATCTTTCTTTATGCGCTGAACGGCTATGGAATTTATGAAGACAACAACAAACAAAAATCTGCAGGGCTTCTCATCACGTATGTTTTCAGCGATAAATTTAATATTGGTTATAGCGGATATTACGGAGATGATTCGCCCGATAGCGTCTCATTATCCTATTTTCGGCAAGCGCATAATGTGTTTCTGAATTTTAAAGGCAAGAAATTTAAATACACGGTTGGCGGAGATGTTTGCTGGCAACAACATTCTTATCTTGCCGATAACACAAAACCGGCAACCATGTGGAGCGCGGTAAGCGTTTTAAGTTATCTGCCTGCAAATAAATTTCGCATTTACACGCGGCAGGAAATATTTAATGACCCGAATGGAATAGTGTCTGGCGCATTCAAAGATATAAACGGCAATCTCACAGGCTATAAACTTTGGGGAATAACGGCAGGCGTGGAATACAAACCCACAGATAATTCCTATATTCGCCTGGAAGGACGACAAATTGAAACCGATGCAGCGCAGGAGATTTTTCATTGGAAAGGAGAAGGAGAAGACAGCCGCACAGAAGTAATGCTCAACGTTGGAGTTTCGTTTTAG
- a CDS encoding gliding motility-associated C-terminal domain-containing protein, with protein sequence MIHSRNLFLFFIALISAHCFSQKQTNQWHFGTLAGIDFNSGAPVALTGSALNTNEGCSSASDASGNLLFYTDGVSVWDKTNTQMPNGNNLDGDISSTESALVVPVPGSATLYYIFTVDYVVGPKGFEYSIVDMTQNAGKGDVTTKNTLIQNNVTEKQAAVYHCNGTDIWVMVHEWNNNKFYAYLVTSSGINLPVISSVGTLHNGSSTNNSIGYMKFSNDGSRVACAIGYKDTVDVFDFDNKTGVVSNPVSLSFGINHVYGVEFSPDNSKLYVSYYEIGNAGWVSQFDLTASNVAASQTVLGTSFDPNYIYALQLASDGKIYCATEVTPWIGVINSPNTLGAGCNYVVQGFNVDPNANGYYCMLGLPNFIASYFYPGFPSIPACAALVGIFSISDTVLCKNDCISFTDQSTGGPPTSWQWSFPGANTTSSTAQDPTNICYSSAGTYTATLIVSDGTTTDTVTHTITVLSGPTANAGTNVTITIGSNTTLNATGGGTYAWSPSAGLSCTTCPNPVANPTITTTYSVTVTDSNGCTNTDSVTVYVTAKIIAAFQASDTLLCKNQCISFTDNSSGTPTNWQWSFPGASPAASTAQNPLNICYSSAGNYTVTLIASNTLSSDTIIHSITVAPGPTANAGTDITITIGSNTTLNASGGGTYSWNPSTGLSCINCPDPIAAPNLTTTYFVTVTDANGCTSVALVTVFVEPPSVSCFEPSVADAFSPNDDGMNDVLYVHAADLQSLFFAVYDRWGEKVFETDKPANGWDGKYKGRTLDPGVFVYYLKAVCSSGDKEYNMKGNITLFR encoded by the coding sequence ATGATTCACAGCAGAAATTTATTTTTATTTTTCATCGCTCTTATTTCTGCTCATTGCTTTTCACAAAAACAAACTAACCAATGGCATTTCGGCACGCTGGCGGGAATTGATTTTAACAGCGGTGCACCAGTGGCTTTAACCGGAAGCGCGCTGAATACAAATGAAGGATGTTCTTCTGCTTCTGATGCGAGCGGCAATTTACTTTTCTATACGGATGGAGTGAGCGTTTGGGATAAAACAAATACGCAGATGCCCAATGGAAATAATCTTGACGGTGATATTTCTTCCACTGAGTCCGCATTGGTAGTACCTGTGCCGGGAAGCGCTACGCTCTATTATATTTTTACTGTGGATTATGTTGTCGGTCCAAAAGGATTTGAATATTCAATCGTTGATATGACACAGAACGCAGGCAAAGGAGATGTCACGACAAAAAATACTTTGATTCAAAATAATGTAACTGAAAAACAGGCGGCAGTTTATCATTGCAACGGCACCGACATCTGGGTGATGGTGCACGAATGGAATAATAATAAGTTTTACGCTTACCTTGTTACAAGTTCAGGAATTAACCTTCCTGTAATAAGCAGCGTGGGCACATTGCACAACGGAAGCAGCACAAACAATTCCATCGGGTACATGAAATTCAGCAATGACGGAAGCCGTGTTGCATGCGCGATTGGCTACAAAGACACGGTAGATGTTTTTGATTTCGATAACAAGACGGGAGTTGTTTCCAACCCTGTGAGTTTGTCATTCGGGATTAATCATGTGTATGGCGTGGAGTTCTCACCCGACAATTCAAAATTATATGTCAGTTATTATGAGATAGGAAATGCCGGATGGGTTTCGCAGTTTGATTTAACTGCGAGTAATGTTGCGGCTTCTCAAACTGTTTTGGGAACTTCGTTCGACCCGAATTATATTTATGCTCTTCAACTTGCTTCGGATGGAAAAATTTATTGTGCCACGGAAGTGACTCCGTGGATTGGTGTAATCAATTCTCCAAATACATTGGGAGCGGGATGCAATTATGTGGTGCAGGGGTTCAATGTTGACCCGAACGCTAACGGCTATTACTGCATGCTGGGTTTGCCGAATTTTATTGCCAGTTATTTTTACCCGGGCTTTCCTTCTATTCCCGCGTGCGCAGCATTAGTTGGAATTTTTTCCATCAGCGATACGGTGCTTTGCAAAAACGATTGCATCAGTTTCACCGACCAATCCACAGGAGGTCCGCCCACCAGTTGGCAATGGTCTTTTCCGGGAGCAAATACAACTTCCTCAACAGCGCAGGATCCAACTAACATTTGTTATTCCAGCGCAGGAACATATACTGCCACGCTTATTGTTTCTGACGGGACGACTACAGATACCGTCACGCATACAATCACCGTTCTGTCCGGACCAACAGCAAATGCCGGAACAAACGTAACAATTACAATTGGCTCTAACACTACATTGAACGCCACGGGCGGAGGAACGTATGCATGGAGCCCTTCGGCAGGATTAAGCTGCACCACCTGCCCCAACCCGGTTGCCAATCCAACCATCACTACAACTTATTCCGTGACTGTGACTGATAGCAATGGCTGCACTAACACCGATTCAGTTACCGTTTATGTTACAGCGAAAATAATTGCGGCATTCCAGGCGAGCGATACGCTGCTTTGCAAAAACCAATGCATCAGTTTCACAGATAATTCTTCCGGCACGCCTACTAACTGGCAATGGTCTTTCCCGGGAGCAAGCCCAGCCGCTTCAACTGCGCAGAATCCGTTGAACATTTGTTACTCTTCTGCGGGAAATTATACGGTCACATTAATTGCATCGAACACCCTATCCTCTGATACCATTATTCATTCGATTACGGTTGCACCCGGTCCAACTGCAAATGCCGGAACAGATATAACAATTACGATTGGCTCCAACACCACTCTCAACGCTTCGGGAGGCGGAACGTATTCATGGAATCCTTCAACGGGGCTAAGCTGCATAAACTGTCCTGATCCTATTGCTGCACCAAATCTTACCACAACTTATTTTGTCACAGTTACTGATGCTAACGGCTGCACTTCTGTGGCGCTGGTAACAGTGTTTGTTGAACCGCCTTCTGTAAGCTGCTTTGAACCTTCCGTTGCAGATGCGTTCTCTCCGAATGATGACGGAATGAACGATGTGCTTTATGTTCATGCAGCCGACCTCCAGAGTTTGTTCTTTGCCGTTTACGACCGCTGGGGAGAAAAGGTCTTTGAAACGGATAAACCGGCAAATGGATGGGATGGAAAATATAAAGGCAGAACACTTGACCCGGGAGTTTTTGTCTATTATCTGAAAGCGGTTTGCTCTTCGGGAGACAAAGAATATAACATGAAAGGAAATATTACTTTATTTAGGTAA
- a CDS encoding DUF393 domain-containing protein, whose protein sequence is MNSPVLLFDGVCNYCNAWVNFIIRHDTEKKFRFAALQSQAGKKIMQQYNIPAETDSAALIDNGKVYTKSYLLREF, encoded by the coding sequence ATGAACTCCCCCGTTCTCCTTTTCGATGGCGTTTGCAACTACTGCAACGCGTGGGTGAATTTCATTATCAGGCATGATACGGAAAAGAAGTTCCGCTTTGCCGCGCTGCAATCACAAGCGGGAAAAAAAATAATGCAGCAGTATAACATTCCTGCTGAAACCGACTCTGCCGCGCTCATTGATAACGGAAAGGTTTATACTAAGTCCTACCTGCTGAGAGAGTTTTAA
- a CDS encoding glutathionylspermidine synthase family protein, with the protein MIREKLIPRPHWQQQVEELGFSFHTLNGIPYWDESACYKFTAEQIIFLEASSKEIYSLCLKAVRKILDENLFEHFHIPEEYIYLVKKSWEENFPSIYGRFDLWWNGNLREPPKLLEFNADTPTSLFEASIVQWQWQKELHPQKDQFNSIHEKLIAQWKRLKKKFHAQPLYFSCLDEFPEDYVTASYLQDCASEAGIETEFISLPEIGWNGNYFTDTFENRIYNLFKLYPWEWLVNEDFGIHLHESDTVWLEPMWKMLLSNKAILALLWKLFPRHPNLLECYFDEPHSMKNFVIKPLLSREGANIKIVENGNLLEETAGDYGEEGFIYQQLCKLPEHDGNFPVIGSWVIGGKPAGIGIREASSLVTNNTSRFLPHYFI; encoded by the coding sequence ATGATTCGTGAAAAACTGATTCCGCGTCCACACTGGCAGCAGCAAGTGGAAGAACTCGGCTTCAGTTTTCATACGCTGAACGGAATTCCTTACTGGGATGAATCGGCTTGCTATAAATTTACTGCGGAGCAAATAATTTTTCTGGAAGCATCCTCAAAAGAAATTTATTCTCTTTGCCTGAAAGCGGTACGGAAGATTCTTGATGAAAACTTATTTGAACACTTCCACATTCCCGAAGAATATATTTACCTGGTGAAAAAAAGCTGGGAAGAAAATTTTCCTTCCATCTACGGGCGGTTTGATTTATGGTGGAACGGAAACCTGCGCGAGCCGCCAAAACTTTTAGAGTTCAATGCCGACACGCCTACTTCTCTCTTTGAAGCAAGCATTGTGCAATGGCAGTGGCAAAAGGAATTGCATCCGCAAAAAGACCAGTTCAACAGCATTCACGAAAAACTGATTGCGCAATGGAAGCGGCTGAAGAAAAAATTTCATGCGCAGCCGCTCTACTTTTCCTGCCTCGATGAATTTCCCGAAGATTATGTTACCGCCAGTTACCTGCAAGATTGCGCCAGCGAAGCGGGAATAGAAACGGAATTTATTTCCCTGCCTGAAATCGGCTGGAACGGAAATTATTTTACCGATACATTCGAGAATAGGATTTACAACCTTTTCAAACTTTATCCGTGGGAATGGCTGGTGAACGAGGACTTTGGAATTCACTTGCACGAAAGCGACACCGTTTGGCTTGAGCCGATGTGGAAAATGCTGCTGAGCAACAAAGCCATTCTTGCGCTTCTCTGGAAATTATTTCCCCGTCATCCCAATCTTCTCGAATGTTATTTCGATGAGCCGCACTCCATGAAAAACTTTGTCATCAAACCCCTGCTCTCGCGCGAAGGAGCGAACATAAAGATTGTGGAGAACGGAAATCTTCTCGAAGAAACGGCTGGCGATTACGGAGAAGAAGGATTTATTTACCAGCAACTCTGCAAACTTCCCGAACATGACGGTAACTTTCCGGTGATTGGCTCGTGGGTAATCGGAGGAAAGCCCGCAGGAATCGGCATCAGGGAAGCATCATCGCTTGTCACCAATAATACCAGCAGGTTTCTTCCGCACTATTTTATTTAG
- a CDS encoding ammonium transporter — protein MFDTGTTAFMLVAAALVMLMTPGLAFFYGGLAGKKNVVGIMYQSFVSLGITTVMWFICGYSLCFSGDALGGIIGNLDKAFMHNVNLNSPFPGNPKMPEFVFIAYQLMFAIITPALITGAFANRKTFRSYLVFLILWQLLVYYPFAHMIWGGGLLAKWGVLDFAGGIVVHVSAGFAALASVFYIKHRRDKHSANHNIPLIAIGTGLLWFGWYGFNAGSALDVNAITGQAFMNTHFAAAFAAVTWMMIEWFMVKKPKMVGFMTGAVAGLATITPAAGYVSLTAACAIGVAASLVCYMAVMLKNKMNWDDALDVWGVHGMGGMTGIILLGVFGSKFINATGADGLLHGGTEFFTHQLIAVFGCAVYAFVLTYLMLGAINLLTKVRVSESHEDAGLDESLHGEKAYAEGAF, from the coding sequence ATGTTTGACACAGGAACCACCGCTTTCATGCTCGTAGCCGCAGCGCTCGTCATGCTCATGACACCCGGTCTCGCTTTCTTTTACGGAGGGCTTGCCGGCAAAAAAAATGTAGTGGGCATCATGTACCAGAGTTTTGTTTCGCTCGGAATCACCACAGTGATGTGGTTCATCTGCGGCTATTCGCTCTGCTTCAGCGGAGATGCGCTCGGAGGAATCATCGGAAACCTCGACAAAGCGTTTATGCATAACGTGAATTTGAATTCTCCTTTTCCGGGGAATCCGAAAATGCCCGAGTTTGTTTTCATCGCGTATCAATTAATGTTTGCCATCATCACGCCCGCGCTTATCACAGGCGCATTCGCAAACAGAAAAACATTCAGAAGTTACCTCGTGTTTCTGATTCTATGGCAACTGCTCGTGTATTATCCCTTCGCGCACATGATTTGGGGCGGAGGGCTGCTCGCAAAATGGGGCGTACTTGATTTCGCAGGAGGAATTGTGGTGCATGTGAGTGCCGGTTTTGCCGCGCTTGCTTCGGTGTTTTACATCAAGCACCGCAGAGATAAACATTCCGCTAATCATAATATTCCCCTCATTGCAATCGGAACAGGGTTACTTTGGTTTGGCTGGTACGGATTCAATGCAGGAAGCGCGCTCGATGTAAATGCAATTACAGGACAAGCATTCATGAACACTCACTTTGCAGCAGCATTTGCGGCAGTAACGTGGATGATGATTGAATGGTTCATGGTGAAAAAACCAAAGATGGTCGGCTTCATGACAGGTGCCGTTGCAGGATTGGCAACCATCACTCCTGCCGCAGGATATGTTTCGCTCACTGCCGCCTGCGCCATCGGAGTTGCAGCAAGTTTAGTTTGCTATATGGCAGTGATGCTGAAAAATAAAATGAACTGGGACGATGCGCTCGATGTTTGGGGCGTTCATGGAATGGGCGGCATGACAGGAATTATTTTACTGGGAGTGTTCGGCTCAAAGTTTATAAATGCTACCGGAGCAGACGGTTTGCTGCATGGCGGAACAGAATTCTTCACTCACCAGTTGATTGCGGTATTCGGCTGTGCCGTGTATGCCTTTGTGCTCACCTACTTAATGCTGGGCGCAATCAATCTTCTTACAAAAGTGAGAGTATCGGAATCCCATGAAGATGCCGGGCTGGATGAATCGCTTCACGGAGAAAAAGCATACGCGGAAGGAGCGTTTTAA
- a CDS encoding thiol-disulfide oxidoreductase DCC family protein → MNSPVLLFDGVCNYCNAWVNFVIRHDKKKKFRFAALQSEAGKKIMQQHNIPAETDSAALIDNGKVYTKSSLLRVMKHVGGIYFSVYLLIIVPKFIRDFAYDIIARNRYKWWGKKNECMIPMKEVRERFL, encoded by the coding sequence ATGAACTCCCCCGTTCTTCTTTTCGATGGCGTTTGCAATTACTGCAACGCGTGGGTGAATTTCGTCATCAGGCATGACAAGAAAAAGAAGTTCCGCTTTGCCGCGCTGCAATCAGAAGCGGGGAAAAAAATAATGCAGCAACACAATATTCCTGCTGAAACCGACTCTGCCGCGCTCATTGATAACGGAAAGGTTTATACTAAATCCTCCCTGCTGAGAGTGATGAAACATGTGGGCGGAATTTATTTCAGTGTTTATCTTTTAATTATCGTTCCAAAATTCATCCGCGATTTTGCGTATGATATAATCGCCCGCAACCGCTACAAGTGGTGGGGGAAAAAAAACGAGTGCATGATTCCAATGAAAGAGGTGCGGGAAAGGTTTTTATAA
- a CDS encoding PorP/SprF family type IX secretion system membrane protein produces the protein MRKCADARLWLLTFSFSHLLTCAFAQDVHFSQFNLSPLTLNPALASVGCDMRGTLNYKDQWKSVTTPFRTAAFSYEMAFMKRKWKKGYIGAGISDFNDKAGDSKMGTNQLNLSLSSVIKLNQKNFFSAGLEAGFAQRHVSTEGLHWDNQFIGTAFDPSLPSGENFSSTNISYGDFAAGLLWTYGKGEMYSTANDEVKANMGISAFHVSAPNISFYGNDIRLSPRIVFHGGMSYGIKNSNTSIVPSYMFAKQGAQQEFILGSMARFRLKEDSKYTGFVKGSAVSFGGYYRMQDAVIISSLIEVAQYAIGISYDVNTSPLTAASSGKGGLELSLRFISPGPFSHSVLSGPTPSFGK, from the coding sequence GTGAGAAAGTGTGCAGACGCACGTCTCTGGTTGCTCACTTTCTCATTCTCTCACCTGCTCACCTGCGCTTTTGCTCAGGATGTTCATTTCTCACAGTTCAACCTCTCCCCTCTCACGCTGAATCCCGCCCTTGCGTCTGTGGGATGTGATATGCGCGGCACGCTGAATTACAAAGACCAGTGGAAAAGCGTTACCACTCCCTTCCGCACCGCTGCTTTCTCCTATGAAATGGCATTCATGAAACGAAAATGGAAAAAAGGATACATAGGAGCAGGCATCTCCGATTTCAACGACAAGGCGGGAGATTCAAAAATGGGAACCAACCAGTTGAACCTTTCTCTTTCCAGCGTCATTAAATTAAATCAAAAGAATTTCTTTTCTGCAGGATTGGAGGCGGGCTTTGCACAGCGCCACGTCAGCACCGAAGGGCTTCACTGGGACAACCAGTTCATTGGAACTGCATTCGACCCTTCGCTTCCCTCGGGCGAAAATTTTTCTTCCACTAATATTTCCTATGGAGATTTTGCCGCTGGTCTTTTGTGGACATACGGAAAAGGAGAAATGTATTCCACTGCGAATGATGAAGTGAAAGCAAACATGGGCATATCGGCATTCCATGTATCGGCTCCGAACATATCTTTCTATGGCAATGACATTCGCCTCAGTCCGCGCATCGTATTTCACGGGGGCATGTCGTACGGAATTAAAAATTCGAACACGTCCATCGTTCCTTCTTATATGTTTGCGAAGCAGGGCGCACAGCAGGAATTCATCCTCGGCTCCATGGCGAGGTTCAGGTTAAAGGAAGATTCAAAATACACAGGGTTTGTCAAAGGTTCTGCCGTTTCATTCGGGGGATATTACAGGATGCAGGATGCCGTTATTATCTCATCCCTGATAGAGGTTGCGCAGTATGCCATCGGCATCAGTTATGATGTTAATACATCTCCGCTCACTGCGGCAAGTTCCGGCAAAGGCGGCTTGGAGCTTTCTCTCCGCTTTATTTCTCCCGGTCCGTTCTCTCATTCTGTACTGTCGGGACCTACGCCAAGTTTCGGGAAGTAG
- the msrB gene encoding peptide-methionine (R)-S-oxide reductase MsrB, producing MSNEEKKPADPQHANNPYYSHSDTTPLNVSNAEWKKILSPDVYAVAREANTERAFTGKYWNYEGIGTYYCAVCGNPLFRSDSKFASGCGWPSFFESIRKNSTVYKKDSSFGMERTEVLCGRCNSHLGHIFDDGPPPTHNRYCMNSIVLDFLPDKK from the coding sequence ATGAGCAACGAAGAAAAAAAACCGGCTGACCCGCAGCATGCAAATAATCCATACTACTCGCATTCCGATACAACTCCCTTAAATGTTTCAAATGCCGAATGGAAAAAAATTCTTTCGCCCGATGTGTATGCGGTGGCGCGCGAAGCAAATACCGAACGCGCCTTCACAGGAAAATACTGGAACTACGAAGGCATCGGCACTTACTATTGCGCAGTATGCGGCAACCCGCTCTTCCGTTCCGATTCAAAGTTTGCGAGCGGATGCGGCTGGCCCAGTTTTTTTGAATCCATCCGCAAGAACAGCACGGTGTATAAAAAAGATTCTTCCTTCGGAATGGAACGCACGGAAGTTTTATGCGGAAGATGCAACTCGCATCTCGGGCATATTTTTGATGATGGTCCTCCGCCAACCCATAACAGGTATTGCATGAACTCCATTGTGCTGGACTTTCTGCCCGATAAAAAATAA